The Natronoarchaeum mannanilyticum genome includes the window GTCGGCGGTCGGCGCGCTCGAAATGGTAGGTCACGATGTCGCCGACGGCGATCAGGGGATCGCCGGCCTCGTTCAGCAGTTCCTCAGCGTCGGTGTACAGCGGTCCGAGCGGATCTTTGAACGCCGCCCGCAGCTCGTCGGGGAGCCGGACGATGACCGTCGCGTCGCCGTCGGCTTCAGAAGGAGCACAGTCGCTGTCGGACGCCGACGGATCGGCGTTCTCGTCGTCTGCGGGAGAGTTGCCGTCGTCGCGGGCCACGCTGGCTACCGGACTTTCAGCGCGTACGCGCCGGGTTCGGTCACTTCCATCTCGGTGGCGATCCGGCTCTCCTCGGGGTGGGCGACGATGACGTAGCCCGCCCAGTCCTCGGTGAGGCTGCTCGACCCGCAGGCGACGCAGGTCTGGTCGTCGGGGTCGTTGACGCGGTGGCACTCGCGACAGACGAGTCGATCCTCGGCCATCAGCTCTCACCGGCTTGCGCCTGGCGCTCCTGGCGGTCCTCCTCGAGCCAGCCGTGCTTGCCGAGCCCGGGCTGCTTGGCCGTCAGGCCGATCTTGGAGTCCCGCGGGTTGCGCTCGTCGATGCTCTTGGTGACGATGCGTGCGCGGACGGCGTCGTCGGTCCCCAGCGCGCGGTCGGACTCGTTGGAGGCCAGCCGCTGGTTCTCCGAGTCGAACGCGAGGTACTCGTTGGAGATCTGGGAGACGTGGAGCAGCCCGTCGACGGGGCCGATCCCGACGAACGCGCCGAACTCCACGGTCTCGACGACCGTCCCGTCGACGACCTCCTGCATCTGGGGGTCGAACGTGACGGCGTCGAACTCGGCCTCGTAGTAGACGCCCGGCCGGTTGGGCAACACGGCGCCCTGTCCGATGTCGTGGACGTTGACGACGCTGACGACGGAGCCCACGTCCTCGTCCATGCGCCCCTCGAGTTTGTCCTGCAGCAGCTTCTTGACGAGCTCCGGCGTGACGTTCGCGAGCTCGCGCGGCGGTACCTCGACCGTGTCCTTCAGTCTGACCCGTTTGTACATTGCTATGGTTGAGTAACTGCGAGTTTGTTCTTGCCCCTTAAACCAATTACTGCGACGCCCGCGTCGAGCGCCCGCTCCTGTAAGGGCTGGTCGTTCGTGACGACGTAGTCCGCGACGCCCTCGCGGGCGAGTTCGACGACCGCGTCGTCGGCGTACGACGCCTCCGTGTCGACGAGCAGGCAGCGATCCGTCGCCAGATCGTGGCCCACGCTCGCCGCGATGCCCTCCTCGCCGCCCTTCTCGGCGAGCTTGCGGAGCTCCTCGACGACCGCCTGCGGGGCGGTCGGCTCGTGTCCGTCGAGGAGCCGTTCGAGCTCGTCGAACAGCCGGACGTCGAGTTCGACTGGCATCATCAAGGCGTTCGTATCGACGACGACGGTCGAGACCATCCTATCCCTGTAGCGTTCCGATGCCGATCAGCCGCCAGCGCGCGCCGACCCGGCGGTTGATCGCGATTTTCGCGCCCTCGGCGGCGCAGACGGGCCGCTTGAGCGCGACCTCGCACTCGTCGTCGCGGGCGCTCGTGACCGATCCGACCGTCGTCGCGGTGCCGATCGTCAGCATCAGCGGCTCGCCGGTCGAGATCTCGTCGACCTCGCCGCTGTCCTGCCCGACGATCCGGTCGAGCAGGTCGACCTCCATCTCGAAGGAGTTCCACGTCGGCGGCAGCGTCCCCGGCGGTCCGGCGAGCTGGCCCGCGAGCGCGTCGCCCTTGGTGAGACTGGGATCGAGTCCGGTGCCGACGCCGAGCAGTCCGCCCGGCGTGACCGTCTCGACGTTCTCGCCGCCGGCCTGCAGCGAGCGGATCTCGGTCGTGATCGGCCGATACTCCGACTGTCCGCCCTCCTCGACCTCGCGACCGGGGCGGACCTCGATCTCCTCGCCGTCGTTCAGTTCACCTTGCGCGAGCGAGCCGCCCAGGACGCCGCCGGTGAGGTCCTCCCAGGTCGTGCCCGGGCGATTGATGTCGAAGCTGCGCGCGACGTGCATCCGGGCGTCGGCGTCGGGATCGCGATCCGGCGTCGGGATCTCCTCCTCGATCGCCTGGATCAGCACGTCCATGTTGACCTCCTGCTGGGCGCTGATCGGGACGATCGGGGCGTCCTCGGCGACGGTTCCCTCGACGAACTCCTGGATCTCCTCGTAGCTCTCGCGGGCCCGATCGGCGTCGACGAGGTCGACCTTGTTCTGGACCACGACGATGTTGTCGATGCCGATGATGTCCAGGGCCATCAGGTGCTCTTCGGTCTGGGCCTGCGGGACCGGCTCGCTGGCGCTGATCACCAGCACCGCGCCGTCCATGATCGCCGCGCCCGAGAGCATCGTCGCCATCAGCGTCTCGTGACCCGGCGCGTCGACGAACGAAACGGTTCGGAGCGGTTCGCTGGGGGAGCCGTCTGCGCACTCTTCCTCGACGGTGTAGCGCTCGGGTTCCTCCAGGTCCGGACATTCGCGGAACGTCGCGTCCGCGTAGCCGAGACGGATAGAGATACCCCGCTTCATCTCTTCGGAGTGCTGGTCGGTCCACTCGCCGGACAGGGCCTGCACGAGCGTGGTCTTGCCGTGATCGACGTGGCCGACCAGTCCGATGTTCACCTCCGGTTGTCGGTGATCGTCTGACATATGGGGAGTAATCTTGGTAGTTTTTCGCCCCGAACGACTGATAAACCTACTGTTCTCGACGCGCGATCCGGGGCGTGCGCCCCGCTCGCTCACAGCACTGTGGCCCGGGCCGCGTCGGTACCGGCCCGTGCGCTTCGGCGTCGGGACGCCGCTGCGGGGGCGCCGATCCGCGCTTCGGCGTCGTCGGTCGACTTTTGTTCGCCCGCGCCTACCTCCGGACGTGCGCGAGTTCGCGTTCGAGCTGTCGCTGTGCGCCCACCTGGAGGCGACGACCGAGGACGTCGTGAGCCGCCAGCTCGGCGCCGGCGTCGACCGGCCGGGCAAGCGGATCGTCGACGTCGTTTGCGTCGAACCGGGGCCCGCCTTCGACGAGCGGACCGCGATCACCCCCGCCGTGATTCCCGACGCGGCGATCGAGTGCGACGCCGGACCGGGCCGGTTCCAGCCACGCGGCCGAGTCATCGACGGGCCGCCCGAGCACAAGCGTCACGTCGTCGAGCGGGCGGTCGAGGCGGGCTTTTTCGAGCGCGAGCGCCGCGGCGGCCGCGAGTACGTCCGACAGGTCGCGCGGTATCCCGACGACTGGTTCGGTCGGATCGTCGGCATCGAGAACAAGCCCGACCTCGGGACGCCGGGCGATCTCGAAACCCAGCTCCGCAAGGACGTCAGTCTCGCGCTGGTCGACGAGGCGATCCTGGCGACCGAGAGTCACGTCACCGGCGCCCACCTGAACCGCATTCCCGAGGAGATCGGCGTCTGGCGCGTGGATCCGGACGCCGATCCCGAGAATCAGATCGACGTGCTCCGCGAGCCGACGCCGCTGGACGTCGACGGACCGGGGATCGAACTCCACGACGAACGACCCGCCGAAGCCGGGATCTATCCGGCGACCGCCGCGGAGAAGGCCCGAGCGCGGCGTCAACTCGCCGAGCGCGCCTACGGGAAAGGGTGGCGCACCTACGAACTGCCGGGCTGCGGCGCCGCCGAGGCCGGCGAGCGCGAGG containing:
- a CDS encoding PIN domain-containing protein, whose product is MVSTVVVDTNALMMPVELDVRLFDELERLLDGHEPTAPQAVVEELRKLAEKGGEEGIAASVGHDLATDRCLLVDTEASYADDAVVELAREGVADYVVTNDQPLQERALDAGVAVIGLRGKNKLAVTQP
- a CDS encoding translation initiation factor IF-2 subunit gamma produces the protein MSDDHRQPEVNIGLVGHVDHGKTTLVQALSGEWTDQHSEEMKRGISIRLGYADATFRECPDLEEPERYTVEEECADGSPSEPLRTVSFVDAPGHETLMATMLSGAAIMDGAVLVISASEPVPQAQTEEHLMALDIIGIDNIVVVQNKVDLVDADRARESYEEIQEFVEGTVAEDAPIVPISAQQEVNMDVLIQAIEEEIPTPDRDPDADARMHVARSFDINRPGTTWEDLTGGVLGGSLAQGELNDGEEIEVRPGREVEEGGQSEYRPITTEIRSLQAGGENVETVTPGGLLGVGTGLDPSLTKGDALAGQLAGPPGTLPPTWNSFEMEVDLLDRIVGQDSGEVDEISTGEPLMLTIGTATTVGSVTSARDDECEVALKRPVCAAEGAKIAINRRVGARWRLIGIGTLQG
- a CDS encoding DNA-directed RNA polymerase gives rise to the protein MYKRVRLKDTVEVPPRELANVTPELVKKLLQDKLEGRMDEDVGSVVSVVNVHDIGQGAVLPNRPGVYYEAEFDAVTFDPQMQEVVDGTVVETVEFGAFVGIGPVDGLLHVSQISNEYLAFDSENQRLASNESDRALGTDDAVRARIVTKSIDERNPRDSKIGLTAKQPGLGKHGWLEEDRQERQAQAGES
- the spt4 gene encoding transcription elongation factor subunit Spt4, which encodes MAEDRLVCRECHRVNDPDDQTCVACGSSSLTEDWAGYVIVAHPEESRIATEMEVTEPGAYALKVR
- a CDS encoding DUF5787 family protein, which produces MREFAFELSLCAHLEATTEDVVSRQLGAGVDRPGKRIVDVVCVEPGPAFDERTAITPAVIPDAAIECDAGPGRFQPRGRVIDGPPEHKRHVVERAVEAGFFERERRGGREYVRQVARYPDDWFGRIVGIENKPDLGTPGDLETQLRKDVSLALVDEAILATESHVTGAHLNRIPEEIGVWRVDPDADPENQIDVLREPTPLDVDGPGIELHDERPAEAGIYPATAAEKARARRQLAERAYGKGWRTYELPGCGAAEAGEREGVAGLPYCAWKGRLVDPASECGPTCGGYESAEPPDADLAAARAESAPWVADPEGRQRRQAGLDRFG